A region from the Vicia villosa cultivar HV-30 ecotype Madison, WI linkage group LG3, Vvil1.0, whole genome shotgun sequence genome encodes:
- the LOC131659823 gene encoding putative F-box protein At3g16210, with protein MGFYDGILCLVVNLFSIILWNSSIQKFKRLPSLKSPFQRGRSVNVEYDFGYDTSIDIYKLVVIFTNASVKKTKIKVHVLGTNSWRMIQRDIPVPAIESLCFVSDMFNWLDDTDYNIISFDLNNESYNKFMLPNYGDENIASVVLDVLKSCLCIIARRNDFCDV; from the coding sequence ATGGGATTTTATGATGGAATCCTTTGTTTAGTTGTCAATCTATTCTCAATTATTTTATGGAACTCTTccattcaaaagttcaaaaggttacCATCTTTGAAAAGTCCATTTCAAAGAGGTAGAAGTGTTAATGTGGAGTATGATTTTGGATATGATACATCAATTGATATTTATAAGTTGGTTGTTATTTTTACTAATGCTAgtgttaaaaaaactaaaattaaggtTCATGTTTTGGGTACTAATTCTTGGAGAATGATTCAACGGGATATTCCTGTTCCGGCTATTGAATCATTGTGTTTTGTGAGTGACATGTTTAATTGGTTGGATGATACCGATTATAATATTATATCTTTTGATTTGAATAATGAATCATATAACAAGTTTATGCTGCCAAATTATGGAGATGAAAATATAGCTAGTGTGGTTTTGGATGTATTGAAGAGTTGTTTGTGTATCATAGCTCGAAGAAATGATTTTTGTGATGTTTGA